The following nucleotide sequence is from Megalops cyprinoides isolate fMegCyp1 chromosome 6, fMegCyp1.pri, whole genome shotgun sequence.
CACTGCACAaggacacaaatgaaaacaacgGAACCAAGACCCATACCCAGAGCTGAGCTTGGCTCAGCACTGAAACACGTTTAGGTTGCAACTGGCAATGAACCACTCAAAGAGGGGTACCAATGTGTGAAGGGGATGAATTTGATCAAACTCCCAAAATCTTGAGTCCGTCTTTGCATCAAAATGTTAGCATTAGCCTTTGAGAGTCCACAAGGGCTTTATTTATAAAGGGAAAATGTCCTCTACAGAATGACGCAACTCAGACGGGTAGCATTTCAACTGCAGTTACTTGTTAAACGCGCCAAAGAACAGGTGAACCAagcacactgtgtctgtgatctCTGTCACACCTGTGGATTGTCGAGAATACTTCCATTGCGGGTGAGCAGCAAGAGAAGTTGCAGTTTGGAAACGATAGCATTTTGGTCTGCATGTAGCAGCAAGTGGACGAAATGAAGCAAGCTGAAATTCACTTGCAAATTAGAAGGAAAcgtaactgaaaaaaataggTTTGTTTGAAATTGTGCCAGAATGCGAATCATAGCAGGTAAGCAAGGTTTTGAAAGCGTACTGTAATTAGATTGTGTTTGGGCGTGGCCCTCTCCCACCATTTTCTCAGTCACTTGGCCAATGGAATATAGGGTGCTGAGCCCTATGTTTACCTCACATTGAAGTATGCATGGATTTTTATCAccgtctcttcctctctctctgtctccttcagaGCCAGTGTTTGTTCAGATTCAGCACATCCCTGACAGCTCAGAGAGGAATGACGATAAGCTGTACTTTTTCTTCCGTGAGAAGAGTCTGGAcgctgggggcggggccagtCCCAGTGTTCTGGCCAGGGTGGGGCGCGTGTGTCTGGTGAGTGTGCAGAAATTCCACATTCACCAACATCCTTCTGAACTTCTTCATATTACCGTATTGTCCATGTAAATTGTCCATATAAGTCAATATTATGTACACACCACAGCAGCTGCAATCGTTACAGCACCACTAAACCTGAAACGGAAAGGTCAAAGGCAAAGGTTTTCTGATTATGGTGCATATTAAGTATTGCATATTCGCATCATGCTGTAGGCTGACTCCTTGtatcaaatcagcaacctgCAGTTCACACAACTGTCAGATGCTGAGCACAGAGGaagtcattttcagtgtcaCTGCATCCTAATTCGGGCCTGTGTGCATTGCACCATCAGAATGATGACGGGGGTCAGAAGTCACTTGTGAACAAGTGGACAACCTTCCTGAAGGCGCGGCTCGTGTGCTCTGTGATCGGGGAGGACGGGGTAGAAACCTACTTCGATGAGCTGAGTGAGACTGCGGAccgtttcatttcttttttcgGCTAGGCATCCATTTACCTGGCCAGTGCCAGCTTCATTAACCCTCTCTATTCCTCCTTTCTGTTCTCAGGGGACGTTTTCATTCAGCCCACTCAAGACGAGCGCAATCCTGTTGTCTATGCTGTCTTTTCTACTGCCGGGTAAGGTCGCCACCCTCGTTCCCTTCTTTTCCATCGTCCCTTGGTTTAGTCAATATTCAGCTTTGACCAGAGAAATGAATGAGCTGCTCTGAATGACAGTTTTTATGTTTGCTACACTTGTAAAGATTGCGTTTATTTTTCCCTTCTAAGGTAAGGATAAACGTTACTTGAGTCTAGGGgtactgtgtgtgcttttggtTTGTACTTCAGTGTGTTGTGCTAGTACAGTATAAtatctctgtttctgtggtgtcttttcctttttttgttcttattagCCTATCCCTTCCTGAATGTCCATGTGTCTTCCCTTCATTATGCTTTTATCTTGCTGTTATCTTGCCTTACCTcatgtctcctcctctctctctctctctcagctccgtGTTCAAAGGCTCAGCGGTGTGCGTGTACTCCATGGCCGATATCCGCAACGTGTTCAACGGCCCCTTTTCCCACAAGCACGGCCACAACTACCAGTGGACGGCATACACTGGCAAGATCCCCTACCCCCGCCCCGGCACAGTGAGTCCTCTTTCGTATCCCTCCCAGTGTCCCCAAATGTGCCGTGGCTGTGAGCCTCTCATTCTCATGAGTGTGTAGCAGCGAGCTCTGTCACTCAAATATGTCACCTACATGTTGTACCTCCAAAACTTCTTTTTGAATGCATCatttaccctctctctcttatatACTCTCACATATCACCTGTATCAATGGTGTTCTGCACGATAGCCATTAGCCCTTTATCTCACAGAAACACTACAGTATATCCACTGTAGCTGTTAGCCATCTCTCATATACACATTATAGTGGCTCCAGTGTAGCTGGTAGTGCTATCACGGACATGTGCACCACGGTAAATCCAGTATAGCTGTTAGACTCTTCTCATATGTACActactgtgtgtttatgctaTAGCTGTTAGCGATCCCTCTTACATACACTACTGTGTTTAAGCAATAGCTGTTAGCCATCCGTCATATATACACTACTGTGTTTAAGCGATAGCTGGTAGCCATCTCTCATATATACACTACTGTGTTTATGCTATAGCTGTTACCCATCCCTTATATACACATAATAGCAGTATAGCTGTTCGCActctcactcacatgcacgctATGATGAATTCAGCATAGCTGTGAGCCATCtctcatatatacagtactgtgtgtgttaaGGTTGTTAGCCATCTCTCGTATACATATTACAGTGTCTCCACTACAGCTGTTAGCTCTTTCTCACTCATACAGCATCTGTATTTTAACAATAAGCCTGTTCATATATAGTCCTCCAGTCTTCAGTCATATCAGTGACTTTGTTAGCTGTGTATAGTTGCAGTTGATAAACAGGATGTCTGGAGCTCAGCATGGTGAACGCAGTGGCGGGTAACGGTGTCCCCTTTCACCACAGTGTCCAGGCGGCACCTTCACCCCAGACCTGCGCTCCACCAAGGAGTTCTCGGACGAGGCCATCAATTTCGTGCGCACCCACCCCCTCATGTACCACCCCGTCTACCCGCTCCACaagcgccccctggtggtacGCACGGGGGTGGACTACCGCTTCACCACCATTGCAGTGGACCTGGTGGACGCAGTGGATGGGAGGTACGAGGTGCTCTTTCTGGGAACAGGTGAGTGATTCTACAGTGATACAGACACAGTGAATACAAGACTACTCTGTGCACAACCAGCTTTTAATTAGACCTGACATAACCAatccccccccttctccattACAGATCGTGGAACAGTCCAGAAAGTGATAGTTCTTCCTAAGGATCCCAGCACTATGGAAGAGCTCATTTTGGAAGAAGTTGAAGTTTTCAGGGTAATAAGAACCTACTTTATATTTTTGgccttaaaaaaatatagcaaaatatagaaaaaaagcatttaagcacCTTGTTACTCATGCTTTTGTTGAAACTGGTAATGCTATGTTTTCTCCGTTTGACACTGTGGCTCTCCATTCCTTCCCAGACCCCAGCACcagtgaaaacaatgagaaTTTCCTCCAAAAGGGTAAGGATTTCAGACAGCACCTCCATGGGTTGGCTACAGTGTTCAATTTGTATTCAGAGGGGTGAGGTGTTTGGGGTTTCAGAATGGGTGGtggtacatttttctgtttcgCTTCTGAAAAGCGGTGATAAGCAAGCGAAAGTTTACATTGTTCTTTTCAagtgtgattaaaaaaattgcGTTACCctcctttttcctgttttgtgtcCATAGCAACAACTGTACGTGTCGTCCGAAGCGGGGCTGACGCAGGTGTCCCTGCACAGATGCCCTGTCTACGGGAAGgcctgctctgactgctgcctGGCCCGGGACCCGTACTGTGCGTGGGACGGGGAGAACTGTTCGGCCTTCACCCCCGCCACCAAGAGGTAACGGTCAAGCCCCATCCCTCTGTCCGCTGTCTCGAGAAGCACAACCatttctctgtcctctgaatgaaaagacaaaaggaaatgaGCTGCTTATCCCAACCGAAGCCCACACCAAATCCAACGCACAACTCCAGACTACtgctcttttctgtgtgtgtgtgtctatattcTGCACTCTAGTAGAAAGGTCAAAGGCAGTAGTGCTAGTAGTTGTAGTGGTAGCAGTAGTATTGTTATATTTGTGggggttttttatttttatttttatttctcagtttctttgcttttcccttatccagaacaacttacacagCTGACAgatcatccatttatatggctgtatacttactgaagtaattcagatTAAGTACTCTGTCCTGGCTTGAGGGTATAACATCAGAACCCTACCTGGGCATTAGCCTAGCAGCCTTTAGGTAGTGTGTCCTGCTCGTTTTCACTGTGCATCACGGTGCCATGAGagcctttctccctctctgtcaggaGGAGCAGGCGGCAGGACATTAAGCATGGAGACCCACTGCGCCAGTGTAGGGGTTTCAACGCCAAAGGTAAGCCCCCCCCATCATGCTGTATGCACAAGTGCATAGTCCAACACAGTCGCCACACATCTAACGCCCAGTCCACAATCAGTAGTGAATCGAGCCGAAACATTGTCGTCTGCAGTCACAACATTAACCACCCACTTTGGATTGTTCTTGGTCAGTCGTTGCTGTGCTCATTGGCTGTTTTGAATAGATTtgtctgtactttttttttgccactcAGAGCACCATGTTCACAATTTTTGCAGTGTGGTCATAAGGCTTTTTGAGGGCGCTGCGCTTTCCatagcacacatacagactgtgGGTTGCTATGCACTCGTTAGGATTTGGCAGAAATCCTGTTGTTATTGCGTTTAGGTGCCATAGCCCGTGCAGTGGAAGAAGCtgcttttgtattgttttctgaGCAGCCGACGCCCGCGGTATCTGCTcatgcgagagagagagagattagcAGGAAATACTTTGCCCGCTTTGTTTATGCACAAAGCAAAGGCATAGGCCGCAACAGCGATCCAGCCATTGAAAAGAAACTTCCTGCCGCAATTGTTTTCGTACCGTGAGCCGACACCTGCTGCAGCCTATGCTTTTCCATAGATAAACTGCCGTTCTGATGCGGTCACACTAATCTCTGAAGAACAATAAACTCACAGCAGTCCACACAGTCCAGCCTAAATTCGAAAGGAACGTGGCAACATTCTGTGTCCTCGGGGGGAAATGAAGCACTGTTTTGACGTGAACAATGCCTAGCCAGAGACTGAATCTGAACTGTGAACGTAGTTAGATTTATGTTCTTTAATGATGGTGTAACTTGATTCACATTAAAGCACATAATGGATAACTGGATACACTGCAGAGCAGGTGTTTGCTACAGCAGCTTTACATGCTATGAATAGGAAAAGGCAGTCTCCCTTGTTAATGCACCTGGAGTAACTTAAAGATAAAAAGCGAAAATAATTGAAAGTGACACATTCGGTGTGTCAGAATGTAAAagtaaggaaaataaaatagctGCCAGCAGAACTGTAACCCTAACATTGCTCTAGTTTTCACtaatgctgtctctctccccctgccccagAGAATCGCCTGAGAGAGACGGTGCAGTTTGGGGTGGAGGGAAGCAGCACCTTTCTGGAGTGTCAGCCCAGGTCTCCCCAGGCCACGGTCAAGTGGCTCTTCCAGAAGGATGGCAGGCGCAAAGTGGTAAGACGGAGGACAGGCTCTCATTTTAGCGGCTGGTGCcattttctgctgtgcttttatttgACAGGTTATCCTTAATGGGCGATAGACCACTTAAGTGAAGCACATACAATGCAACAACAGGAAGCAAGCAATATTCACATGTGTGACTCTGAACATGCAAAGAGATCACTTTTGTAAGGGAGCTGCATGTCTACCAGGCCACACCAGCTTTTCACATATGAAATTGTAATTCTCAGATGTCGTCTTCCTTCCaaaatttgttcagtttttacaCTGGTTAAGTGCATTTATTGCCCTTGAGACTCATGATGGTagttcatttctgaaataacatttttaacaaacaaattCACAACTCAGAGTGATGTAACTCCCGTAGGCTGTCAGCCTGCTTGCCGCGTTGAGAACAGTCAACAGATGTCATCACAGTGCTTAGTGTAGGCTCTTTTTCATGCGTATGGGCCAGCACAATGCTGCAAGGTCCCTTTACAACCCGGTGCAGCCAGTGCTAGACGTCATGGGCTGTAGACTAATTCATTAGTGTACAATTACAAATATCCgcaaatattgtattattatttgaatagtGAAAAATATGCCACTTTTCTTGAGCAAAGTCTCTAGGTAAGTTACTTTTTCAGAGgtaaaattgtgttttaacAGTAACATCAGTATCTGGGAAAGTGGAACTGCAGCAGAGTGCTCTGTAGACACTCTGCTGATATCCTGGAGGAACTCAGATGTAGAACTCAGGCTACTGTGAGCTGTAGTTTACTGTGAGTACTATACCGTGAGGACTGCATTCCTGGCCAGGATGCATTTGCTTTGGGAAGAAGTCTAGAATTGAAAACACCTCAAATTCACACATCACATATTCACACCTTTTTCCCATTAGCCAGCAGTATTGAGCACAAATAGAGGACCATTTGATTATTTGTGGCCTTTCTCTATGAAAGCACTCCTGGTTTGCTTTTGGTTCCTTCTCACTTTTTCTCCacctctcctttccttttcttgtatttttgctactgtgccccccaccccccacctgccAGCTGAACCGGGACAGAGAGGTCCTGAAGACGGCTCACGGCATCCTGCTGAAGTCAGTGACCCAGTCGGACGCCGGGCTGTACCACTGCCTGGCCACCGAGAACAAGTTCAAGCACACGGTGGCCCGGGTGGCCCTCCGCATCCTGGACCGCGAGATCGTGGAGGCTCTCACCTCCCCTGACGCCCCTCCCGAACAGCactaccccccgcccccaccaccgCCCCCCCAGACCTTCCCCCCGCAGCCGGAGGTCCGCCTTATAAACCAGTACTGCCAGTCCTACTGGCAGCAGCTGCACCCCAAACAGCCCAAACGCACTAGCAGGAGGCACACAGAGGGCCTGAGCTCAGAGCCGGACTACTGAGaacccccccccagtccccccaACCCCTCTTCCGcttccacaccccccccccaaccctgaaGAGTCACTGTGCCCCTCtcaatcccccctcccccttgctGTTTAATAGAAAAGGACTCCATGATTAGGGTTAACAAGTTCACTTCACCCCACCGGCAGAGAGGTCACGGCTCTGTCAGGTGAGGGCAGGGCACCTTCAGAGATGCCCCGGACTCACCCCCCCAAGGAGACCATGGATACAACCCGACAAAGATGGAGCAAAAGTTCCTATTTGGCCACGACTTGGCCACGAAAATATCCATAGCGTTCCCTCTGACCTGCTTTAGCTGTGGTACAGCTGCACCTGTGGAGATGTTTCCACAGGTAACGGACGCAGGGTGGCAATTTCTTGGCCAACCTGGCATGCAGCAGTAGTCAAGTCAGTTAGGTCTTGCGCAAATGACCCCAGTCAGAAAGTCCCCTAATGTTTGCATCTTGATATGGAGCTAGCAGGGCCTCAGGTATCCATAGTTCACCCTAGATGACCCTTTCCCTCACAGGCTGCAGATTAGATCTGCATGTGATCAGCATCTTACATTGTAGCCTAATTACTATGGTGTCTTTAAGAAAGTAGAAATATAAGGACTTCTCCTTCCATTGCAGGTCAGCAAGTAAAGGCACTAATTCAGCAAGacatctcattcattttttaaaaatacaggcagGGTTGGGTGTTACTACAAAAATTCAACTCTAAAGGTGAACTGGGGTCAGCAGCACTTAGGTAAGACTGTCGGGTAACAGGCAAACCACTGTATTGGCTCACATTAAACCGGCTAAGGCAGGTCAGCGGTAGCACACCTCCTGAAAAGTACTGGCTGCAAGGCACCAGCACATGCAAAGGctcctgcaaaacaaaaacaccacctCCACGTCCCTCTGCAGGCATTGCTGTGGTCAATTTACCAATATGATTGAGCGTGCTGTCCCACCTTTGTCAGGATTCAATCCACAGTCTCACTAAATTAGACTGCGTCGTAGAAAACATTCTAATATATGCATGCACcatatgtttaataaatgtatgcCCTGCATTTGTATCATTTTCATGACCTAACGTGCAATCTGAATTCACCTTTTGAAATTGTGGACATACTGTATgccagatgtatttattttcccgTATGGTTTTCGTTACCGTGGACTCCCACCTCCGAATGACTGTTTTTTGCAGTAGTACCTCAGGTATGTTCAAGTCGGCGTGCATAGATTTGTGGTGACTTACTACTGGTGCGTAAGAGcatatactgtaaattattAGGTAGAGTTGTCACAGTTAGCATGCTGTCGTTGTGTTGATTGACGGATTGATTCAGACCAATTTAAGCACTGTAGGAGTAATTATGCATGGTTAAGGTATTCCACCCTTGCTCGGTGATCACTCTAATCTCAGCTCTGCTCATGATAGTATAGCGAAGTCACTGTCACTAATGAGACTTTTCTAACTGTTATTTCCTTGAGATTCGaccacgagagagagagagagcacgcagCTGCTCCATGAgtgagtgattgattgattatgGTGTCTTTACCTGTCTCTGACTGTAGCAGTAACTTCGGTTTGTTTTGGTGTCAGGATTGTGGTATTTTATTAGAGGTGTTGGGTCTGGATCAGACGAACTGGCAGATCAATGTCAGTAGTATTCACCTAAAGAATTGAGAAAGTGTTGCACTAGTGAAAGATATTGGGGAACGGGAAACGAAAGGGAACTAAAAAGTTGTTGCCACTGCATATGGTGTTTGCCCTCTGTCAATTCTGGACCACCTTTTTCCCTCCTAATGCATCCTGATATttttcacaatgtatttagCTTTGATCTGAGGCAACGCACAGTGCAAGATTTCTGAATACTGTTTAAGATTAGGGTTAGTGTGGCACCTTGGAATTCTCCAAGATTGTGCGACAGCATGTATTACCCAAAGGGCCATGTTTCAAGTAAACAGATATGTTGGAGTAACATTGCTTCTGGTGAACAAGACCAAATGTATCAAAAGACTGGAAAGGACCAAAGTGATCCAGTATTACCACATCCATTGTTTGGACCTTGGAAAGGATTCGTGACTCGTTAAGCCTTTTGTCCATTCACAGTGTACACCTGTACTAAGCTAGAATGATCTCTTTCCTAATATAGGTCATTTGAATGTATATACAGCATACCATACCGGTGCGAATTTTGTAGTAGAGTTCCCAATATGAAACGTCTTACAGACTTTGATTTAATGAGCTAAGAGGTGCACTGATCTACATCATAtgactttttaatattttggaCCAAAAATGATCCCATACACTAAAATTAGAATgctttgcaagaaaaaaaatagattaaataaaaaggTGGGTCTGCATTaacacttttcaaaaatgtgaaCGTGGAAAATGGTGACCCAACAGTTTTCTGTTAAAAGTTGTTGAAAGCCAACTGGAGCTGTACCTATGTATGTTTGCCAAGTAGTTTCGCACCATTTAGTTCAGTCTGGTTGGCACACCAGCCAGTTGCTGGTCTTTCAAAAGaaccaatgaaaatgaattttaaatggacctttttgtgtgtgcctgcatggatatgtgtgtttactgtgtgtcGCCCCCTCaacctgttttttatttttcttactttACATTAATATCATCAGGAGAAAGAAACAATCCAATGTTGGCTCACATAGTTAGCTGTCCAATTTCTACTAATCAATTTCTCACTCAGATCAGTGTTACAGTACAACACCAGGTTTGATCTGTAATATGAGTAGATTTAAAATAAGTttaattgtatttctttttaactggagtggagttttttttaactagCTACAGCATCAGGGTGGTGTTTGTAAGCAGTAACCTGTAGTATGTTGTGTTGCTCTTTAATTCAAGGGTCGTTGTTCTAACTATACTGCTTGGTGTAGATGGTGCATGTCCATATACCTGTGTACCCTAGCAGTTAAAAAGAATTGCTCTTCTAAAAGTTAACTCTTTAGTCATGGAAAAGGTGTTCATGATGCCATTCATGATACCATATACACCATGTGActaatctttattttaatatctaCTAATGAGCACATTCTGTGTGGTTTTCACAGGAAAGGCTCTTGTCAGATCCCAGTGTTCTGCCCAGTGTCCCAAAGACTTTCAATGTGATTTACTGTCATGGCTGACCCGTGACCTCAGTTCCCTCTTCCTCTAGCCTATCTTTGACACTGCCAGCACAGTGCCAAGTGACATTACCCTGCCATTAACCCCTGCCTCCAGCACATATCTGCCTACACTAATCTCAGGAAAGGCTTCAAATCAGATTTGGTTGCATAGATCAGGTAATCCTTCTCGTGTTGGGTAATTCTTTTTGACTGCCAGCGTGTCGGTGTTATTAAGACCAGACGTGTGGTTTCACCCCATATAAGCTCTGTGTTTGAACCTTTCCGCAAGCCCTCTACTCTTTCCTCCCCATCCTGTTTCGCGTATTTATTTTGAGGATGTACATATTCCTGTAAGTTACCTACtttttggtggtggtgttttGGGGAGAGCGGGGACAGGAGGTTGCTGTACTTTGTGTCGTTGCATGGAATGTGCCTTGTGACCTGAGAGGTAGACCTTTTTGGAAAGACACGGcgatgcatgcatgcatggcTTGCAGTGCTGTTGTCTCCAACAGTAACCGTTGGTGATTAGTGACATCAGTGATGAAATGttcatgcttttttgttttaagtgaATATGTTGTATTGGTTTTCTTTCCACTGTTAGACTAGGTGCACATTTTTATGGTTTGGACCATTTTGTTACTGGTGCCCGTCTGAGCATTCCAGCCGACAGTAGAAATGGTAGAATTGCTGTGTACTGCGTTTGTGTGTTCCGTTTAATTTCAAAGTATATAGAAGTGACATCCTCCAAATCTTCAGTTACAGTGGTCAATTTCCCAATTTGGGAAAAAGATTTTCAAAATTATGTAGAGGGGACTCTACAACCAAGTTTGAGtaacaaaatgtactttttagGTCAAACAGCTTTTATTGGTTTTCACTCAATATTTGGTGAGACAAGACGGCAAAAACATATCCAAGGGTGTCTACCTGTTTCAGCCCTCACTGTGGAATATTATTTCCATCAAACCAAGAATTCCAAATTtgaatcaaattcatttttaccacATCCCTTTTGagaagttgtttttcttttactgtattCAAATATGTCATGACAAggatctgttgttttgtgggCATTCTAAAGGTTTCTTCTGTTAACATAAACCCAGGGGAAGTGGGTTATTGGGTGCATCTGTCCTTTATCAAATACCCTTGTAAAGGACTTTGTGCATATTGTCAAAGGTTTACTGCCAGTAAGGCAGTAAGGAGCACCGCCTGTAGCCCAGAGTTACCGGTTAGAGTCCCtagtgaggcactgctgttgtacccatgggcaagagaccagaattgcctcagtaaaatatccagctgtataaaacaATAGTGTGAGTTTttagaagtcactctggattagcAGTCTGCTAAACAACCATAAACTAGACTGAATTATAACAGTAAGAGGACACATCTGCCATTATTCACTGGGAGGCCCCTGGTTCCCTTTGGATGACACAAACAAAAGGCCATATGGGGACAATTGGATGCCTCATGGTTGTAAATTATCATAAATATCCTGGTAGTCCAGATGCCCCCCTCTCTTGTGATAAGAATCAGAGCTTACTGTCCAATCTCAGAAGTGGTGGCCAATCCACTCTGCAGGATCTTCTCCTGTATCTGCTAGAGCCATCACATTTACtgcactttctttttttgcaaagcaAGATATCTGTCCATTGCTGAAAATTTCAGTGTAGCCGAAAGAAAAAGGCACAGAACCTCCTGGAATAAGACCCGTGTGTAAGCACTCTTTGTCTTG
It contains:
- the sema3ga gene encoding sema domain, immunoglobulin domain (Ig), short basic domain, secreted, (semaphorin) 3Ga; this translates as MSGQLRCYRLPIQPFAMAAAPRLLVFLLGSCICGIYGNYRAAPRVHLSFKELMETKTIRPFSFSFNTSDYRILLMDQDQGRLYLGSREYLVALDMQNINKEPLIIHWPATSQRKGECRMTGKGGQGECANFVRLIEPWNRTHLYTCGTGAYRPVCTFINRGWKAEDYLFRLVPGYLDSGKGKCSYDPNQENVAAIINGNLYAGVHVDFMGTDPGVFRTMGGRPAVRTEQYDSRWLNEPVFVQIQHIPDSSERNDDKLYFFFREKSLDAGGGASPSVLARVGRVCLNDDGGQKSLVNKWTTFLKARLVCSVIGEDGVETYFDELRDVFIQPTQDERNPVVYAVFSTAGSVFKGSAVCVYSMADIRNVFNGPFSHKHGHNYQWTAYTGKIPYPRPGTCPGGTFTPDLRSTKEFSDEAINFVRTHPLMYHPVYPLHKRPLVVRTGVDYRFTTIAVDLVDAVDGRYEVLFLGTDRGTVQKVIVLPKDPSTMEELILEEVEVFRTPAPVKTMRISSKRQQLYVSSEAGLTQVSLHRCPVYGKACSDCCLARDPYCAWDGENCSAFTPATKRRSRRQDIKHGDPLRQCRGFNAKENRLRETVQFGVEGSSTFLECQPRSPQATVKWLFQKDGRRKVLNRDREVLKTAHGILLKSVTQSDAGLYHCLATENKFKHTVARVALRILDREIVEALTSPDAPPEQHYPPPPPPPPQTFPPQPEVRLINQYCQSYWQQLHPKQPKRTSRRHTEGLSSEPDY